The genomic stretch TTTTGACCTTAATAAACCGTTCACTGCATCCGACCTAGATGAATTTTTGAGTGAAAgtgaggaggaagagttgCAAAGGGCATCCGAGCAACGTTCAAACGATGCAAGTGCGGGTGACAATAACACTGATGACGATGCTATCATTGGGCATGGTATTAAGATGGGGAAATATTCCGATTCGGGCCACATTTTGATTATCTCGAGGGGACAATACTACACCATGGACGTCCTAGACGAAAATAACGACATTATTTGCAAACCTGCGGACTTATCCAAATTCATTAGCTACGTCTTGCACGATTCTGAGACTGCGTACAATATGCAACAGGCATCTACGGCCCTGGGATCCCTAACGTCacattctttcaaaaattggaaGTATGCAAGAAAGAGACTTCAAAAACGTTACCCACAGGAACTACACTTGATCGATTCTGCCCTCTTTGTCCTCGTGCTAGACGAATCTACAGAAAAAATCGAACCGAACTTCAATAACGTCTACACCACCAATAACGACTACGTTCCTGAATTCGACCAAGAGAGATCCGCCAACTGTAAGAGAGTTCTGTACGGTACCTCCATCATCGACCAAAAGGGTCACCAGGTTGGGTCATGTGTGTCACGATGGTTCGACAAACTACAATTGGTTGTTACCGCGGATTCTAAAGCTGCCGTAATTTGGGATTCCTTTACTTGTGACGGTTCCGTTGTTTTGAGATTTGCATCAGAGATGTACACAGAATCTGTGCTCAGATTAGCTAAGGAGGTCAATGCGAATGATTCGGATTTCTCCCTGTGGTCAGACGTCAAGCAGACAAAACTACCGATATACGAGAATTACAGCAAGTTAGACCCTCAAGCTGTGGTACGCAAGATCGATTGGTCCTTCAGCAACATTTTAAACACGCATGTGCATTTATCAGAGACAAAACTGGCTGATCTGATCTCCAAGTACGATATCGTTCGTGTGTCACTACCAATGGGTCGCAGATCCGCTCAAAGACTAGGTATCAAGCCTGACTCAATGATACAAGTTGCTTTGCAAGTCGCACACTACGCCCTGTACGGACAAATGATCTTTGCGTTGGAACCAATCTCCACAAGGGCTTTCAAAAACTCAAGATCATCGTTCATCAATATTCAGAACCAAGATTTGCTAGAACTCTGCCAGCTATTCATCTCTTCCTCTATTGACGGGCCCGGTAAACTGGACAAATTCATCCAAACATGCGAGAAGCACAACGCAAGTGTGAAGAGCGCCAAAAGCGGTGCTGGGTACGAGAAGCATTTGAACGCACTACAGTACCTGTTCAGATTTCACAAAGAGTTTGGGATAGACCTCGACGATTACGATAAGAGTATTGCCACTGAGTTATTTGATAGCTCTCTGATCGAGCCGTTTTTACAACCGGAACTGATTGCCGCTAACTGCGGTAATGCCGCTACTACCACTTTTGGGATCACGCCAGCAGTCCCACAAGGTTTCGGTGTAGGCTACATCATCAAGGATGACCAAACAGACTTGACGGTGACTTCCCAGTTCAGACAGGGGAAGAGACTTATGTTCATGTTAAATTGGGTGTTAAAAGAAATCAAGGCTTACTGGAGAGCCGCAAGACATACCGCACACAACAAGAATGGTGTTAAGATTAGTCCCATCGTGGACAAGATTTACGAGATGGATAACGCGTTAAAGAAGGAATCTGAAGATACTAGGAAGAGCAGGTCCAAAGTCAAGTCAAGCAGTCACTCCTTCCTTGGCTTCGATTACTTCGATATGGATGCACAATCACGCAGTGCATCGCAAACCCCAAGAAGGGCTAGAGAGACAATGGATAACAGTAGTCACAAACTGTCCCTGAAACTGGCAGAGTTAGCAATGACGAGCAACAGTGGGCTAGCAAGTCACTCACCCATCTCAGTCCCCACTGAAAACGAGAAATTGCACACTGGGCAtcaaattgcaaaattACAACCAGTTAGCATAACTGAGACTCCAGAGGAAACGGATTCAGGAAACACCAGTCCGCAGTCCTTCTCCAGACCAGAATCCAAGAGGCCCACAAACGTCATTAGCtccaaatttgaaatcaaCTTTGATCGTTCGGACGTTGGTCGTAAAGTATTCTCCTTTGAGTGAAGAGCGAAGGAAGTGCGCTcacatatatgtatataaaCACACACGCAAACGCACATATGTCTTGCAAGCACTAAGTCGGTCTTCTTAACACCTGAACCTACCACCCTCTCAGCAGTGTACAGTATAGCACGTTATTTAATGATGTCCGTTTCAAATTGCCATTAATTTTTCCGGAGAAGAATAAGATTCCGGAACCGGCGCCGGTTCCGGGAAACCGATTGACTGTCTTGAGTCACCTTCCATGAAGATGTGTCTGTCTACAACTCGAAGTCAGG from Huiozyma naganishii CBS 8797 chromosome 6, complete genome encodes the following:
- the YAT2 gene encoding carnitine O-acetyltransferase YAT2 (similar to Saccharomyces cerevisiae YAT2 (YER024W); ancestral locus Anc_7.510), translated to MASAGTFGHEAELPRLPLPAVSDTLAHLKKSLEPLYYADGYYKHPLDPVQLQRLEDVLKQFANSEVVGKLQDKLKQFQVENMSYLDDLHLDVNNQTATRDIQDDLLPRNPFLILADDATPDISQVDRSAVLVHSALRFISALRKNQLPPDVNSKTGQYLTMYPYLNLFGTTRCPVFEDGEVENFDLNKPFTASDLDEFLSESEEEELQRASEQRSNDASAGDNNTDDDAIIGHGIKMGKYSDSGHILIISRGQYYTMDVLDENNDIICKPADLSKFISYVLHDSETAYNMQQASTALGSLTSHSFKNWKYARKRLQKRYPQELHLIDSALFVLVLDESTEKIEPNFNNVYTTNNDYVPEFDQERSANCKRVLYGTSIIDQKGHQVGSCVSRWFDKLQLVVTADSKAAVIWDSFTCDGSVVLRFASEMYTESVLRLAKEVNANDSDFSLWSDVKQTKLPIYENYSKLDPQAVVRKIDWSFSNILNTHVHLSETKLADLISKYDIVRVSLPMGRRSAQRLGIKPDSMIQVALQVAHYALYGQMIFALEPISTRAFKNSRSSFINIQNQDLLELCQLFISSSIDGPGKLDKFIQTCEKHNASVKSAKSGAGYEKHLNALQYLFRFHKEFGIDLDDYDKSIATELFDSSLIEPFLQPELIAANCGNAATTTFGITPAVPQGFGVGYIIKDDQTDLTVTSQFRQGKRLMFMLNWVLKEIKAYWRAARHTAHNKNGVKISPIVDKIYEMDNALKKESEDTRKSRSKVKSSSHSFLGFDYFDMDAQSRSASQTPRRARETMDNSSHKLSLKLAELAMTSNSGLASHSPISVPTENEKLHTGHQIAKLQPVSITETPEETDSGNTSPQSFSRPESKRPTNVISSKFEINFDRSDVGRKVFSFE